Genomic DNA from Fimbriimonas ginsengisoli Gsoil 348:
TCCGGCGGGTTAAGCCCGACCTTGTGATCCTCGACATCATGCTGCCCCAGCGTTCCGGCTTCGACTTTTGTCGAGCCGTGCGAAAAGAGAGTTCCACCCCCATCCTCATGGTCTCCGCCCGCGGAGACGAAACGGACCGGATCAAGGGACTGGAGCTGGGAGCCGACGATTACGTCGTCAAGCCGTTCAATCTCTCCGAGCTCGTCGCCCGGGTGAAGGCGATCCTTCGGCGGGCCACCGGCGAGCCGGTCCGCGAGGTGATCGAGCGGGGCAACCTTCGAATCGATCCTCGAAGCCATGAGGCTTGGCTGGAAGGCGAAACGCTGACGCTGTCACCGAAGGAATTCGCCCTCCTCTACTTCCTGGCGAGCAACCCCGGCCACGTCTTCTCCCGAGAGACCCTCTTGGACCGGGTTTGGGGGCGAGATGCGTTTGTTTCCGCGCGGACCGTCGACGTCCATGTCCGCTGGCTTCGAACTCGAATCGAGTCCGCGCCGGACGAGCCGGTACGAATTCTCACCGTCCGCGGCGTGGGTTATAAGTTCGCGGCTTAGGCGTTCTTTGGGACTGCCGCGCCCGAAGTAGCGTCACCGTCGTCTCATCGTTACGAATGAACAAGACTGAGGCGACGCTTACTTCAGATTCGATCGAATCGCGGTCAAGACGAGCCGTGTTGTACGTCAACAGTAAATCGCGTCGAGGGCAAGAGTGGTTTGAGAATGCGCGGACTTCGCTGCGCGATAAAGGGGTGGAGCTGGAGCACGCGCAGGTGTTCGAGAAAGTCGATGACCTTTCCGCCGCCGTGGGGCGAGCGGTCGCGGAAAAGGTTCCTCTCGTTATCGTCGGCGGAGGAGACGGCACGATCAGCTCGGTCGTGCACCACTTCGTCGGTTCGGACTCGGTTCTCGGGGTGCTGCCGCTAGGCACCGGTAACGCCTTCGCCCGCGACCTCGGCATCACGGCCGATGTGGAGAGCGCGTGCCGAACGATCGTGGAAGGACGCGTTGAGGCGGTCGACCTCGGATTCGCCGGCGACGATTACTTTATCAACGTTGCCACGATCGGGCTCACTACGAGCATCGCCAAGGCGCTCACCGTCGATTTAAAACGCAAGTTCGGGCGGTTCGTTTATGCGATCGCGTTAGCGAAGGCGATCCGTAAGGTTAAGCCGATTAAGGTGCGGATCGAAACCGAAAACGGGGTGCAGGAGTTCGAGACGCTGCAACTCGTCATCGGCAACGGCCGGTACCATGCCGGCCCGTTCCCTCTTTCGCCCGATGCGAGCATCACTGACGGAAAGCTGACTTTCTACGCCCTCGCGACGACGAACAAAATCGCCTTCATAAAACTGGCGTTGCGGCTACCCACCGGCCATCAGGTCGACTTACCCGAGGTCCGCTCCCAGGAGACAACCGGCGGGACGCTTACTTCGATGCCGCCGATGCGCGTTACCGTCGACGGCGAGCTGAACGAATCGACCCCAATGAAATTCGCGATTGCCCCCCGGGCTCTGAGGGTGATCGTTCCCCAAGACTTCAACAACTAGACCCCGGTTCTTTGCTCGCGCCTAGCGCGAGCAACCATCTCGGATAGTAGTTCGGCGGCAGCTTCGGGAGCCAGGCCGCCGTCGCGGATGTTGGAGATGCAGTTGCGTTGCGCGTCCGTACAGCCAACGGCCGGTCCGTAGGTGACGTACACGCCCATGCTCTCCGCCGCCGACAAGCCCGGCCTCTCGCCGATCAAGACGATCGATAGCGAGGCCCCGAGTGCCGCTCCGATCTCGTCGCCGATCGCCACTCGGCCGTGATGAACGACGACCGCCCGCCCGACTCCGCCAACCGCCGAAAGCAGCCGAGGGGCGTACCGTTCCACCGCGCCCGACGAAAGGCCGTCCGCAATCACCCACGCCGTTTCCGTCGGACCTGCGAGGCGCACCAAATCTTTTGGGTCGAGGCGACGGCCAAGGTCCGGGCGTAGCAGGTGGTCGGAGGACGAGCATGCTCTGCTACGGACCTCGACCGCCTCGATCCCGATGGTTTCGAGCACCACCAGCAGGCTTCGAGCGTCCAGTGGCCGCCGGACCGCGTCCCGGGCAAGCGAGTGGTCGGCGGCGAACCGAAGCCGTTCGGCGGTGGACGGCGCCGGTCCGGCCCGGCGCAGTTCCAAGCGAGCGGGTGTCAGCGCACGCAGCGATTCGAAATCGAAGACGTTTGAGAGACCGGTTTCCGTATCTCGAAATTGCCGTTCGGTCATATCTTCGCTCATTTGTGCCCCATGGCCGGCGAATCCGGCATCGGCGCGCCCATCTCTCCCCCGGGGGTTTGCCATCGTTCCTGGGGACTCACCGATTACTCACGAGGAGAGCCTGTTGCATTGTATTCGGTGAGCACCTTTACCAGGGCTTCGCCCTTCGCTTTAGGAGGTCGCGCTTTCAGCGCTGATGCGGGATCTGCAATTGGACGCACCTTCGACTGATAGGCGCCCGCTTTGAAGAGGAGAGGGAGGGCGCCTTGCCGACGGTGAATTTGCTTAAGTGGATTGTCGCTGGGCCAGCTCCGCCGGGATTAGAACCGGGTGACGACGCGAACGCCGGCGGTGAAGTCGGGACCGACCCCGGTTAGGCCGCCGATGTTGAGGAAGTCTCGGTCTTCGCTGAAGAACAGCTCCAACATCTGGCGCTCCGAAAGTTTTCGGTGGAATCCGAAGCTGATCAGCCGGTGCGGAGCGTCGGATCCCGAAATCCCGGTCTCGGTGGAAGATGCCTCCCCTTGCCACTGGGCGACCCACTCGTCGCGCGAATTCGCGCGACAGGTTAAGACGACCGCTTCTTGGTGCACCAGCGGGCGCGTGTTGCGAAGTTCCGTCGAACTCCCTTGGGCGACCGCGCCGGCTTGCACGAACACCGTCCATCGCGGACCGAGTGCCGTCCGGTACTGCAGCGCGACCGCCGAGTCGACCGCGCCCGATCCAAGGATCTTGTGGGCATCGCCGGTGGGCAGCTTCACCGCAACGGTTCCCATGAGCCGGGGAGTTAACCGACGCGACAGGGACGCCGAGAGATCGCCGATTCCAAACGCCGATCCGTACGGTCCGTTTCCAGGCAACAGCACCCGAATTTGGCCGTACGGCACGCCGTCTCGCTGGCTCGGATAGCCCCGTAACACGAATCGATGCCAAGCGGAGACCAGTGGGTCTAAAAACCCACCGCTTCGGTCGAGAATCGGCAAATCGAAGGTAGCGTCTAACTCGTGCCCGAGTCCGACGCGGTACCGGGCCAAAAGCCGGTCAATTTCATAATCTTCGTCAACCACAGCCACGCCTCCGACGTATAGCTTGCGGATATCGTTGGCCGCGGTGAAGCCGAGCGAAAGTGACCGCTCCCCCTGGCCGAGGACGTCCGGGCGCGGATCGATCCGCAGAAAAGGGATCGAGACCGAACGAAAGTTGCGGATCTCGAGCGGGCCAAAGTCGTCGGCCATCGCCGAAGCGGCGAGTATGGCCATTGCCAGGAAGATTACGTGACGCACCCCAAAACGCTACCCCGCTTGCACTTGTAGAGTGAGGCTTTCAACGAACTAGCAAAGTTGCTAGTTTGGCGTCACGCTCACGAGATGCATGAGGGTAACGCGTGGTACGCTCCGTATGAAAAGTATGAAAGGAAAGAATGGTGAAGGGTGCTGGAACTTCTCGGAGGCGTTTTTCGGAACGTCTACCGTGGGCGAGCGGGGGCAAATCGTAATTCCCGCCGAGGCGCGTACGGAAATCGGATTTCAGCCCGGAGACAAGGTGCTCATCATGAGGCACCCGATCCATCAAGGTCTGGTCGTGTTTAAGCTCGAGGCGGTAAAGGAATTCCTCGACGACTTCGCGAAGCAGATCGAACACCTCGAGCGGGATAAGCTCAACAGGGAGGAAGGTTAATTTGGGAACATTTATGGCGGCGGTCGGCGTTGCGCTCATGCAGCTACAAACGCCGGCCCAGGCCCCGTCGGGGCCATTGACGATCGACCAGGCAGTGGCGATCGCTCAGCAGAACGCGTTCGCGGTGCGAATTCAAGCTTCAAACGTGGAAAAGAGTCGGCAGCGAGTGGAGGAAACCAAAGGGAACATGGGGCCCAAGGTCGGACTTTCGGCCACCTACACGCGTTTCGACCAATCGCAGACCGCCGCCCTCGGCGGGGGCGGCTCGATCGTCGTTTCGCCGCTCGATCAAAAGGTCGGCGGTCTGGCATTTAGCCTTCCGATCGATATCTCGGGCAACCTTGCCAGAACCGTCCAAGCCGCGGATCAAAGCTACCGGGCCGCCCAGCAGACCCTCCGGGCGACCTTGAACGATACGAGGCTCTCCGCGAGACAGGCGTACTTCAATGTCTTGCGCGCAAGCGCTCTCGTCGGGGTTCAGCAGCAAGCGGTCCGCGATGCTCAGGAACGACTCGACCAAGGCAGAAAGCTCCTCGCGGGCGAGCAGGTCGCGCGCGTCGACGTGACTCGCTTAGAGGCGCAGGTGGCTCAGGCCGAGACCGACTTGATTACCGCGCAGAACAGTCTTCAGATTGCCAAGTACGCATTCAACCAAACCCTCGCCCGGCCGATCGAGACGCCGGTGGAGCTCGTCGACATCACCGCGCTTCCTCCATTGACGGCGAATGTCGACGAGCTCGTACGAACCGGCCAGATCGAGCGGCCGGAGGTTCAGGCCTTGGTTCGGACCTTGCGGGCCCTCGGATATACCGTGCGCGCCACCGAGGCGACGTTGAACCCGAGCCTTACCCTTGGGGTCAACTACCAACGTCAGATCGACGCCGCCGGCTTCAGCGCCCGCCCCGAATCGACGAACGCCGTGCTTGCCCTGAGCATTCCGGTCTTCGACAGCGGAGTGACCCGC
This window encodes:
- a CDS encoding response regulator transcription factor; the protein is MKLLIIDDEPTIVETIETKFRREGYTTFTADSAEEGMRLFRRVKPDLVILDIMLPQRSGFDFCRAVRKESSTPILMVSARGDETDRIKGLELGADDYVVKPFNLSELVARVKAILRRATGEPVREVIERGNLRIDPRSHEAWLEGETLTLSPKEFALLYFLASNPGHVFSRETLLDRVWGRDAFVSARTVDVHVRWLRTRIESAPDEPVRILTVRGVGYKFAA
- a CDS encoding lipid kinase; translated protein: MNKTEATLTSDSIESRSRRAVLYVNSKSRRGQEWFENARTSLRDKGVELEHAQVFEKVDDLSAAVGRAVAEKVPLVIVGGGDGTISSVVHHFVGSDSVLGVLPLGTGNAFARDLGITADVESACRTIVEGRVEAVDLGFAGDDYFINVATIGLTTSIAKALTVDLKRKFGRFVYAIALAKAIRKVKPIKVRIETENGVQEFETLQLVIGNGRYHAGPFPLSPDASITDGKLTFYALATTNKIAFIKLALRLPTGHQVDLPEVRSQETTGGTLTSMPPMRVTVDGELNESTPMKFAIAPRALRVIVPQDFNN
- the eutC gene encoding ethanolamine ammonia-lyase subunit EutC — protein: MSEDMTERQFRDTETGLSNVFDFESLRALTPARLELRRAGPAPSTAERLRFAADHSLARDAVRRPLDARSLLVVLETIGIEAVEVRSRACSSSDHLLRPDLGRRLDPKDLVRLAGPTETAWVIADGLSSGAVERYAPRLLSAVGGVGRAVVVHHGRVAIGDEIGAALGASLSIVLIGERPGLSAAESMGVYVTYGPAVGCTDAQRNCISNIRDGGLAPEAAAELLSEMVARARREQRTGV
- a CDS encoding DUF3187 family protein, producing MAILAASAMADDFGPLEIRNFRSVSIPFLRIDPRPDVLGQGERSLSLGFTAANDIRKLYVGGVAVVDEDYEIDRLLARYRVGLGHELDATFDLPILDRSGGFLDPLVSAWHRFVLRGYPSQRDGVPYGQIRVLLPGNGPYGSAFGIGDLSASLSRRLTPRLMGTVAVKLPTGDAHKILGSGAVDSAVALQYRTALGPRWTVFVQAGAVAQGSSTELRNTRPLVHQEAVVLTCRANSRDEWVAQWQGEASSTETGISGSDAPHRLISFGFHRKLSERQMLELFFSEDRDFLNIGGLTGVGPDFTAGVRVVTRF
- a CDS encoding AbrB/MazE/SpoVT family DNA-binding domain-containing protein is translated as MKSMKGKNGEGCWNFSEAFFGTSTVGERGQIVIPAEARTEIGFQPGDKVLIMRHPIHQGLVVFKLEAVKEFLDDFAKQIEHLERDKLNREEG
- a CDS encoding TolC family protein, which codes for MAAVGVALMQLQTPAQAPSGPLTIDQAVAIAQQNAFAVRIQASNVEKSRQRVEETKGNMGPKVGLSATYTRFDQSQTAALGGGGSIVVSPLDQKVGGLAFSLPIDISGNLARTVQAADQSYRAAQQTLRATLNDTRLSARQAYFNVLRASALVGVQQQAVRDAQERLDQGRKLLAGEQVARVDVTRLEAQVAQAETDLITAQNSLQIAKYAFNQTLARPIETPVELVDITALPPLTANVDELVRTGQIERPEVQALVRTLRALGYTVRATEATLNPSLTLGVNYQRQIDAAGFSARPESTNAVLALSIPVFDSGVTRARVRQARQDEQQAKINLEQTELFISQDVRNAVQNLASAQARLRSAISQRQLAEEVFRLARVRQEAAEGTYVEVIDAETSLTQARNAEVGARYDYLVAYSQLQRAVGSDTLAASTASPTTAPQTTASTAGGAR